A segment of the Symmachiella macrocystis genome:
GATTGGTGCCGGTCGGTGGAGGTGGGGTCCATCAACTCACGAAAACTCCCGTTATCATAGGCCGCAAACCACCTTGCGATATTGTGATCCCTGCAAAAACTATTTCGGGCAAACATTGCGAATTGTCATTGACCGATGGTTACTGGCGCATCAAAGACCTGGGAAGTCACAATGGCATCCGCATCGAAGGCAAAAGTTGTAAAGAGGATTGGGTTTTGCCCCAACAACAGTTATCGATCGCCGACCAACGCTTTCAATTAGAATACGAGGGGCAGGGCCCGCGTCCCCTTCCAGACGAGCCCGACTTCCAATTCAGAAAACCGCTGATGGCACAGCTGGGATTGTCAAATCGAGACATCGACAAATTGGTTGATGAATCGGAAGACGAAGAACCAACACCACGAAAACGCTGGGACTTAACCACCGATGCATGATCGCCTTGATGATCCTGTAAAATAGAGAACAGATCCATGCCGAACGTTTTGATCGTTGACGACTCTGGAATTGATCGTG
Coding sequences within it:
- a CDS encoding FHA domain-containing protein; translation: MPASGGRSVALNKQRLFMGREKKSASAGRLSQENAYCLLELIDGWWFIDDLRSPGGLKINGRICKRQRLMPGDEIAIGKHRYRISFEAPKHNLGIRGSVAAKRSGTQGKESRKPVMAGPLGRLVPVGGGGVHQLTKTPVIIGRKPPCDIVIPAKTISGKHCELSLTDGYWRIKDLGSHNGIRIEGKSCKEDWVLPQQQLSIADQRFQLEYEGQGPRPLPDEPDFQFRKPLMAQLGLSNRDIDKLVDESEDEEPTPRKRWDLTTDA